One region of Prosthecobacter dejongeii genomic DNA includes:
- a CDS encoding discoidin domain-containing protein, translating to MKHTTLALAAIAALSTSVSAQEMEEIKIEFPKPMFIGTPVPAKLPNLEQPDPSKIIKSFQAPKGTVNLAKDKEVTSSDPAPIIGELSLVTDGDADGSDGCFVELAPGPQWVQIDLGAPTSINKIATWHYHKQAQAYVDVVIQVSDDKEFKTGVTTLFNSDHDDTLKMGAGADPAYIETNHGRVIDGKNTKAQYVRLYSNGNTSNEMNHYCEVAVYGIPGK from the coding sequence ATGAAACACACGACCCTTGCACTCGCTGCCATCGCAGCTCTCAGCACTTCCGTCTCCGCTCAGGAAATGGAAGAGATCAAAATCGAATTCCCAAAGCCGATGTTCATTGGCACTCCAGTTCCGGCTAAACTGCCGAACCTTGAGCAGCCGGATCCATCCAAAATCATCAAATCGTTCCAGGCTCCTAAAGGCACTGTGAACCTCGCCAAGGACAAAGAAGTCACCTCCAGTGATCCAGCTCCAATCATCGGTGAACTTTCCCTCGTCACCGACGGTGATGCTGACGGTTCCGATGGCTGCTTTGTCGAACTCGCCCCAGGTCCCCAGTGGGTGCAGATCGATCTCGGTGCCCCAACCTCGATCAACAAGATCGCCACCTGGCACTACCACAAGCAGGCTCAGGCTTATGTGGACGTGGTCATCCAGGTTTCCGACGACAAAGAATTCAAGACCGGTGTTACCACCCTTTTCAATTCTGATCACGATGACACCCTGAAGATGGGCGCCGGTGCAGACCCAGCTTACATCGAAACCAACCACGGTCGCGTTATTGATGGCAAAAACACCAAAGCCCAGTACGTCCGCCTTTACAGCAATGGAAACACCTCCAACGAGATGAACCACTACTGCGAAGTCGCCGTCTATGGCATTCCTGGGAAGTAA
- a CDS encoding Gfo/Idh/MocA family protein codes for MSTTPSPSTPKPSGLSKFLDRRSFLRTSAVSGAGLYLATSKGAIAQGTEAGRKIKCALVGCGAQGDRLRAAASQIPTGIQWVAVSDIREDKRRVMARYMELQNKHQVDGPVAQFETIEEMLDKQADIEAVFIATPDFLHAPFSRMALAKGKSVYCEKMMSNTIEGARDMVKAGREFNGIFQIGHQRHSNPRYVHLREKIIKNDLLGRVTHCYGQWNRGVSASTPLGAPKKNPVSPELLARYGYGSMEEFLNWRWFAKYGGGPISDLGAHQIDMFNWMYETTPVSLYAAGGVDYYDGTPGADGAPKAKFELPDNVMCLYEYKLPTGTMRAYYQVLTTTGSQGYYEKHMGVNGSAIISESPTSNQVYAEPGQDWTKWTTGDNPILVKAPDNIKNKFWEHNRSWTKPAPKSYAVSGVAKAVADARESKALDPWEIPVTLSVYPHTPHVANFIEAVQMKKPEHLTCNVMDAFKSCVTVLKAYDCLQTGQKYTFTPADFEV; via the coding sequence ATGAGCACGACCCCTTCCCCTTCTACCCCAAAGCCCAGTGGGCTCTCCAAATTTCTTGACCGACGTTCCTTCTTGCGCACCAGCGCTGTGAGTGGCGCAGGATTGTACCTGGCTACCAGCAAAGGTGCCATTGCCCAAGGCACTGAAGCCGGACGCAAAATCAAATGTGCCCTTGTAGGCTGTGGTGCCCAGGGTGACCGCCTCCGCGCAGCCGCCTCCCAGATTCCTACGGGCATCCAGTGGGTCGCCGTTTCTGATATCCGCGAAGACAAACGCCGCGTAATGGCTCGCTACATGGAGCTTCAAAACAAGCACCAAGTGGACGGTCCTGTGGCCCAGTTTGAGACCATCGAAGAGATGCTCGACAAGCAGGCTGATATCGAAGCCGTCTTCATTGCCACGCCAGACTTCCTACACGCGCCGTTTTCTCGCATGGCACTGGCTAAGGGCAAATCCGTGTATTGCGAAAAGATGATGTCCAACACCATCGAAGGCGCGCGCGACATGGTGAAAGCTGGCCGTGAGTTCAATGGCATCTTCCAGATTGGGCACCAGCGTCATTCGAATCCACGATATGTTCACCTTCGTGAAAAGATCATCAAGAACGACCTGCTCGGTCGTGTGACCCACTGTTACGGTCAGTGGAATCGTGGCGTTTCTGCGAGCACCCCTCTAGGTGCCCCGAAAAAGAATCCGGTCTCTCCAGAACTCCTGGCCCGCTACGGCTACGGCAGCATGGAAGAGTTCCTCAACTGGCGCTGGTTTGCCAAATATGGTGGCGGCCCCATCTCCGACTTGGGTGCCCACCAGATCGACATGTTCAACTGGATGTATGAGACCACCCCAGTCTCTCTCTATGCAGCAGGCGGCGTGGATTATTATGATGGTACTCCAGGGGCCGATGGTGCCCCCAAGGCAAAATTCGAACTGCCGGATAACGTCATGTGCCTTTATGAGTACAAGCTGCCTACTGGCACGATGCGCGCCTACTATCAGGTGCTCACCACCACAGGCAGCCAAGGTTACTATGAGAAGCACATGGGTGTGAACGGGTCCGCCATTATCTCCGAAAGCCCTACTTCAAACCAAGTCTATGCCGAGCCTGGCCAAGACTGGACAAAGTGGACGACGGGAGACAATCCGATTCTGGTTAAAGCTCCGGATAACATCAAAAACAAGTTCTGGGAGCATAACCGCTCCTGGACCAAACCCGCACCAAAGTCTTACGCCGTCTCAGGCGTGGCTAAAGCCGTGGCCGATGCCCGAGAGTCCAAAGCGCTTGATCCATGGGAAATTCCAGTCACGCTCAGTGTTTACCCGCACACCCCCCACGTTGCGAACTTCATTGAAGCGGTACAGATGAAGAAGCCTGAGCATCTCACTTGTAACGTCATGGATGCCTTTAAGTCCTGTGTGACCGTGCTGAAAGCCTATGACTGCTTGCAGACAGGCCAGAAGTACACGTTCACTCCAGCGGACTTCGAAGTCTAA